A window of the Oceanithermus desulfurans genome harbors these coding sequences:
- a CDS encoding polysaccharide deacetylase family protein, with protein MNVWTGLLGAAGFYWGLPYLVWQRWGLGVVQRGLGSARAELGLTFDDGPDPGTTPRVLDALAEAGVRATFFVLAERAEAHPGLVARLLDEGHELALHGWRHRHGWLRTPGEAYADVVRGVRTLERLTGRRPRFFRPPHGAWTWAQMAAVRRLGLTPVQWTLEAHDWHPGHDAGAVVHRVAEGALPGDIVVMHDAGPGGRTAAEALPELLTQLRARGFQPRPLEALRGLRRGGLRDLPRQAWAATVDRFFDRLYRVEELNYGAHSVFRVAKGPFPGPALELADGGRIEAGAPAAELHLHSERMARAGEAGSLTAFRFFKKSVPDLARALRERPHLSDVEVFWGVSLFHEVLGPVGFRSLELPPARRRFLGAYMHFLHRLYGGTPLKRVWPTLVYIDRATLLERYG; from the coding sequence GTGAACGTCTGGACCGGACTCCTGGGCGCGGCCGGGTTCTACTGGGGGCTGCCTTACCTGGTCTGGCAACGCTGGGGGCTGGGGGTGGTGCAGCGGGGGCTGGGCAGCGCCCGGGCCGAGCTGGGCCTCACCTTCGACGACGGCCCCGACCCCGGGACGACGCCCCGGGTGCTCGACGCCCTGGCCGAAGCCGGCGTACGGGCGACCTTCTTCGTGCTCGCCGAGCGGGCCGAGGCCCACCCCGGGCTGGTGGCGCGGCTGCTCGACGAGGGGCACGAGCTGGCCCTGCACGGCTGGCGGCACCGCCACGGCTGGCTGCGCACCCCCGGGGAGGCCTACGCCGACGTGGTGCGGGGGGTGCGGACGCTCGAGCGCCTGACCGGACGGCGGCCGCGCTTCTTCCGCCCGCCCCACGGCGCCTGGACCTGGGCGCAGATGGCCGCGGTGCGGCGGCTGGGGCTTACGCCGGTGCAGTGGACGCTCGAGGCCCACGACTGGCACCCCGGCCACGACGCCGGGGCGGTGGTTCACCGCGTGGCCGAGGGGGCGCTGCCCGGCGACATCGTGGTGATGCACGACGCCGGCCCCGGGGGGCGCACCGCGGCGGAGGCGCTGCCCGAGCTGCTGACGCAGCTGCGGGCGCGGGGCTTCCAGCCGCGGCCACTGGAGGCGCTGCGGGGGCTGCGCCGCGGGGGGCTGCGCGACCTGCCGCGGCAGGCCTGGGCGGCGACGGTGGACCGCTTCTTCGACCGGCTCTACCGTGTCGAGGAGCTGAACTACGGCGCCCACAGCGTCTTCCGGGTGGCCAAGGGGCCCTTCCCCGGACCGGCGCTCGAGCTCGCGGACGGCGGGCGCATCGAGGCCGGCGCCCCCGCCGCCGAGCTGCACCTGCACTCGGAACGCATGGCCCGCGCCGGCGAGGCCGGCTCGCTGACCGCCTTTCGCTTTTTCAAGAAGTCGGTGCCCGACCTGGCGCGCGCGTTGCGCGAGCGGCCGCACCTGAGCGACGTGGAGGTCTTCTGGGGGGTCTCGCTCTTCCACGAGGTGCTGGGTCCCGTCGGCTTTCGTTCGCTCGAGCTGCCGCCGGCGCGGCGGCGCTTCCTCGGCGCCTATATGCACTTCCTGCACCGGTTGTACGGGGGGACGCCGCTAAAGCGGGTCTGGCCGACGCTCGTCTACATCGACCGCGCCACCCTGCTCGAGCGCTACGGCTAA
- a CDS encoding MGDG synthase family glycosyltransferase: MKVVLLSASFGGGHRQAARALRQALEDAGGCDCVEADYLRFIPAWEREPVTLTYAFWLRYWPAAYRWFYHWSNRPSEPKLIAETFSKAGLAGVIRFLGRTRPDAVVASYATVAAVAHRARRTSGQAFLNTLVVTDFRAHRHWARPEADLIFAAFPETAEDLVRHGVDPERVRVTGIPILPAFAALPGRAALRERLGFDERPVVLLTSGGAGAYRSYERVLRTLLSLDLPMQLVTFNPHHNGTREEERGSMRWIRTGLRDDFPEWMGAADWVVGKAGGLTASEALALGVPMIVFDPIPGQEEGNAQFLEERGAAVWIRRGRELRSRLARLIPDEARRREMAAAAHALGRPDAARAIAHTLLQAEER, encoded by the coding sequence GTGAAGGTGGTGCTGCTCTCGGCCTCGTTCGGGGGCGGCCACCGCCAGGCGGCGCGGGCGCTGCGCCAGGCGCTCGAGGACGCGGGGGGCTGCGACTGCGTCGAGGCCGACTACCTGCGCTTCATCCCCGCCTGGGAACGCGAGCCGGTGACGCTTACCTACGCCTTCTGGCTGCGCTACTGGCCCGCGGCCTACCGCTGGTTCTACCACTGGTCCAACCGCCCCAGCGAACCCAAGCTGATCGCGGAGACCTTCAGCAAGGCCGGCCTCGCCGGGGTGATCCGTTTCCTGGGACGCACCCGCCCCGACGCCGTGGTGGCCTCCTACGCCACCGTGGCCGCGGTGGCGCACCGCGCCCGCCGCACCTCGGGGCAGGCCTTCCTGAACACCCTCGTCGTCACCGACTTTCGCGCCCACCGCCACTGGGCGCGGCCCGAGGCCGACCTGATCTTCGCGGCCTTCCCCGAAACCGCCGAGGACCTGGTGCGCCACGGCGTGGACCCGGAGCGTGTGCGGGTCACGGGCATCCCCATCCTGCCCGCCTTCGCCGCACTGCCCGGCCGCGCCGCCCTGCGCGAGCGGCTGGGCTTCGACGAACGGCCGGTCGTGCTGCTCACCAGCGGTGGCGCCGGCGCCTACCGCAGCTACGAGCGGGTGCTGCGCACCCTGCTGAGCCTCGACCTGCCCATGCAGCTCGTCACCTTCAACCCCCACCACAACGGCACCCGCGAGGAGGAGCGCGGGTCGATGCGCTGGATCCGCACCGGCCTGCGCGACGACTTTCCCGAGTGGATGGGCGCCGCCGACTGGGTCGTGGGCAAGGCGGGGGGCCTGACCGCGTCGGAGGCGCTGGCGCTGGGGGTGCCGATGATCGTCTTCGACCCCATCCCCGGCCAGGAAGAGGGCAACGCCCAGTTCCTCGAGGAGCGGGGCGCCGCCGTCTGGATCCGCCGGGGCCGCGAGCTGCGGTCGCGGCTCGCGCGCCTCATCCCCGACGAGGCGCGGCGCCGTGAGATGGCCGCGGCGGCGCACGCTTTGGGGCGGCCCGACGCCGCCCGGGCGATCGCGCACACGCTGCTGCAGGCGGAGGAGCGGTGA
- a CDS encoding LptF/LptG family permease — protein sequence MFTILDRYILREVVPVLLVSALLYVAVFLFGFFYVGSRWLDGTPLLKVLTWLGYHVPGVLVQVLPMAVVSAVVIPFGRMATEGAVLATQAGGVSLVRLLRPVLLVGFLLAGFSLYLSESVVPESNARVRGYWYDELTTPGHGLIRLRGKTVPLGNGVELFFSGYDWAHRAMKDVRLQLWKGRQVTVIFADRGVYQGRDLKLTGYRIYTVDYAAIDGLLSADDAQLPARLQQVFKNVSVPRNEEASTTIKVGLSRDEALANFADPLAADTLSLSEAWRRYTDPDLAPKDRTDAGLAFHSKLALPLANVVLVLISLPFAVYYGRSPGLSMGMSVMIAVGYYLVFLLARSMGGLGMLPPALAAWLANLLFAFVGWRLIRR from the coding sequence ATGTTCACGATCCTCGACCGCTACATCCTGCGGGAGGTGGTGCCGGTCCTGTTGGTCTCGGCTCTGCTCTACGTGGCGGTCTTCCTGTTCGGCTTCTTCTACGTGGGCAGCCGCTGGCTCGACGGCACGCCGCTGCTCAAGGTGCTGACCTGGCTGGGTTACCACGTGCCCGGGGTGCTCGTGCAGGTGCTGCCCATGGCCGTCGTCTCGGCCGTGGTCATCCCCTTCGGACGCATGGCCACCGAAGGGGCCGTCCTGGCCACCCAGGCGGGCGGGGTCTCGCTGGTGCGGCTTTTGCGGCCGGTGCTGCTCGTGGGCTTCCTGCTCGCGGGCTTCTCGCTCTACCTCTCGGAGAGCGTGGTGCCCGAGAGCAACGCCCGGGTGCGCGGCTACTGGTACGACGAGCTCACCACCCCGGGTCACGGCCTGATCCGCCTGCGCGGCAAGACCGTGCCCCTGGGGAACGGCGTCGAGCTCTTCTTTTCCGGGTACGACTGGGCCCACCGGGCGATGAAGGACGTGCGCCTGCAGCTGTGGAAGGGCCGCCAGGTCACGGTGATCTTCGCCGACCGCGGCGTCTATCAGGGGCGCGACCTGAAGCTCACCGGCTACCGCATCTACACCGTGGACTACGCGGCCATCGACGGCCTCCTAAGCGCCGACGACGCCCAGCTGCCCGCCCGGCTGCAGCAGGTCTTCAAGAACGTCAGCGTGCCGCGCAACGAGGAGGCCAGCACCACGATCAAGGTCGGCCTCAGCCGCGACGAGGCGCTGGCCAACTTCGCCGACCCGCTCGCGGCCGACACCCTGAGCCTGAGCGAGGCCTGGCGGCGCTACACCGACCCCGACCTCGCCCCCAAGGACCGCACCGACGCCGGGCTCGCCTTCCACTCGAAGCTGGCGCTGCCGCTGGCCAACGTCGTGCTCGTGCTCATCTCGCTCCCCTTCGCCGTCTACTACGGGCGCAGCCCCGGCCTCTCGATGGGAATGAGCGTGATGATCGCGGTGGGCTACTACCTGGTCTTCCTGCTCGCCCGCTCGATGGGGGGGTTGGGGATGCTGCCGCCGGCGCTCGCGGCCTGGCTGGCCAACCTGCTCTTCGCCTTCGTGGGCTGGAGGTTGATCCGCCGGTGA
- the fabZ gene encoding 3-hydroxyacyl-ACP dehydratase FabZ — protein sequence MHEILELLPHRYPFLLIDRILEADPERFKVLKNVTFNEPFFPGHFPDHPVMPGVLIVEAMAQASVASLATRPDFAAGQIAYLAGVDDARFLKPVTPGDTLILEGTLRYRRGLGKSEVSARVAGEEVARAKLTFVVRSR from the coding sequence GTGCACGAGATCCTCGAGTTGCTGCCCCACCGCTACCCCTTCTTGCTCATCGACCGCATCCTGGAGGCCGACCCCGAGCGCTTCAAGGTGCTCAAGAACGTCACCTTCAACGAACCCTTCTTTCCCGGCCACTTCCCCGACCACCCGGTCATGCCCGGCGTCCTCATCGTCGAGGCCATGGCCCAGGCGAGCGTGGCCAGCCTGGCCACCCGCCCCGACTTCGCGGCCGGTCAGATCGCCTACCTGGCCGGCGTGGACGACGCGCGCTTCCTCAAGCCCGTCACCCCCGGGGACACCCTGATCCTCGAGGGCACGCTGCGCTACCGCCGCGGCCTCGGCAAGTCGGAGGTGAGCGCCCGGGTCGCGGGCGAAGAGGTGGCGCGCGCCAAGCTGACCTTCGTCGTGCGGAGCCGCTAG